A stretch of the Paenibacillus dendritiformis genome encodes the following:
- a CDS encoding YuiB family protein, whose translation MGWIMVIILMMLFFVMMFGIGFILNMLMKTTWFPIGFYIVIVLPATIWMLWKSELSFFGNIGSYGLVDYLTALAGLAGAFVSGKTIDVLRKSGYKMF comes from the coding sequence ATGGGATGGATAATGGTCATCATTTTGATGATGCTGTTCTTCGTCATGATGTTCGGCATCGGGTTTATTTTGAACATGCTGATGAAGACGACCTGGTTCCCAATCGGATTTTACATCGTTATTGTGCTGCCGGCGACCATTTGGATGCTGTGGAAGAGCGAGCTGTCCTTTTTCGGCAACATCGGAAGCTACGGTCTTGTCGATTATTTGACGGCATTGGCGGGGCTGGCGGGAGCCTTCGTCAGCGGCAAGACGATCGACGTGCTTCGCAAGAGCGGCTACAAAATGTTCTGA
- a CDS encoding 2-methylaconitate cis-trans isomerase PrpF family protein, whose translation MYGFGQVVGIPAVMMRGGTSKGLVLRTCDLPSDGALRDQVILRMFGSPDSNQIDGLGGGSSLTSKLALIGPPSHPEAHIDYTFGQVSLDKNIIDYKVTCGNLTAAVGLYAAEEGYVPLAEPITEVKIYNTNIDKLVIAEIPVKNGAIQYEGQFSIAGVPGESSRIMLNFPDAGGTFTRKTLPTGNVVDTVQAGDGRRMEISIVDCVNTIVFVNARDVGLAGTELREDINGNAALLDTLEQIRVEGGILAGLIRPDEPVGPGTHSLPKLVIVAKPADYVTSAHEMIRAADIDILSRYISMGGLHRAHAVGGALALAAACQIPGTLPNRLAASSGSAVRIGHPSGTMYAEAAVASTASDWLVMRAACGRTARRLMAGDAYIPAAVLSAPN comes from the coding sequence ATGTATGGCTTCGGACAAGTGGTCGGCATACCGGCAGTGATGATGCGGGGAGGGACAAGCAAAGGGCTCGTATTGCGGACCTGCGATCTCCCGTCAGACGGCGCGCTGCGGGATCAGGTTATTTTGCGCATGTTCGGAAGCCCGGACAGCAATCAGATCGACGGGCTGGGAGGGGGGAGCAGTCTGACCAGCAAGCTGGCCCTGATCGGCCCTCCTTCTCATCCGGAGGCGCATATCGATTATACCTTCGGGCAAGTCAGCCTTGACAAGAACATTATCGATTATAAAGTCACTTGCGGGAATCTGACGGCGGCGGTCGGGCTGTATGCCGCGGAAGAAGGTTACGTCCCCTTGGCTGAACCGATTACGGAAGTGAAGATATACAATACCAATATCGATAAACTGGTTATTGCCGAAATTCCGGTGAAGAACGGGGCCATTCAATATGAAGGCCAGTTCTCGATCGCTGGCGTTCCGGGCGAATCGTCCAGGATTATGCTGAATTTTCCCGATGCGGGCGGGACGTTTACGCGCAAAACGCTCCCGACAGGAAATGTCGTCGACACGGTGCAAGCGGGTGACGGGCGGCGGATGGAGATCAGTATCGTGGACTGCGTCAACACGATTGTCTTTGTCAACGCGCGGGATGTCGGGCTTGCGGGCACGGAGCTTCGGGAGGACATCAACGGCAATGCGGCGCTGCTGGACACGCTGGAGCAGATTCGTGTCGAGGGCGGCATTCTGGCCGGGCTAATCCGGCCGGACGAACCAGTCGGCCCGGGAACCCATTCGCTCCCCAAGCTCGTCATCGTCGCGAAGCCGGCCGATTATGTCACGTCGGCTCATGAGATGATACGCGCGGCGGACATCGATATTTTATCGCGCTATATTTCGATGGGGGGCCTTCATAGGGCCCATGCTGTCGGCGGTGCGTTGGCGCTTGCGGCCGCCTGCCAAATCCCGGGGACGCTCCCCAACCGGTTGGCGGCATCCTCGGGTTCGGCCGTGCGCATCGGGCACCCGTCCGGCACGATGTATGCGGAAGCCGCCGTCGCCAGCACAGCATCGGATTGGCTGGTCATGCGAGCGGCTTGCGGCCGAACCGCCCGCAGGCTAATGGCCGGCGACGCCTATATTCCGGCAGCCGTGCTGTCTGCCCCGAACTAA
- the hemQ gene encoding hydrogen peroxide-dependent heme synthase: MNEAALTLEGWYALHDFRLIDWTKWNKADDEERAHALDELQSLWSAWTKAEEEKRGSTAVYSIVGQKADLVQFHLRETLEELNAMEHAFNKTSFAQYTIPTYSYVSIVELSNYMAKPGATGDPMDNPEVAARLKPALPKSKHICFYPMNKKRDLSDNWYMLSMDDRRAMMRSHGMIGRSYAGKVKQIITGSVGLDDWEWGVTLFSDDALQFKKLVYEMRFDEVSARFGEFGSFYVGNLLTPEKLNDIMKV; this comes from the coding sequence ATGAATGAAGCCGCATTAACATTGGAAGGCTGGTATGCGCTCCATGATTTTCGCTTAATCGACTGGACGAAGTGGAACAAGGCGGATGACGAGGAGCGAGCGCATGCGCTGGACGAGCTGCAATCGCTCTGGTCCGCTTGGACCAAGGCGGAAGAAGAGAAGCGGGGAAGCACCGCCGTATACAGCATCGTCGGGCAGAAGGCCGATCTCGTTCAATTCCATCTGCGCGAGACCTTGGAAGAATTGAACGCGATGGAGCATGCCTTCAACAAAACCTCCTTCGCACAATATACGATTCCAACTTACTCGTACGTGAGCATTGTCGAGCTGAGCAATTATATGGCGAAGCCCGGAGCGACCGGCGATCCGATGGACAATCCGGAAGTGGCGGCCCGCCTGAAGCCGGCGCTGCCGAAGAGCAAGCATATCTGCTTCTATCCGATGAACAAGAAGCGCGATCTCTCCGACAACTGGTACATGCTGTCCATGGACGATCGCCGCGCCATGATGCGAAGCCACGGCATGATCGGCCGCAGCTATGCCGGGAAGGTGAAGCAGATCATTACCGGCTCCGTCGGCCTCGATGATTGGGAATGGGGCGTCACGCTGTTCAGCGACGACGCGCTGCAATTCAAGAAGCTGGTCTACGAGATGCGCTTCGATGAAGTGAGCGCCCGCTTCGGCGAGTTCGGCTCCTTCTACGTCGGGAACCTGCTTACGCCGGAGAAGCTGAACGACATCATGAAGGTATAG